A portion of the Pseudomonas synxantha BG33R genome contains these proteins:
- a CDS encoding polymorphic toxin type 47 domain-containing protein: MDEAFRRTGIPETEYSVSKWGKDQYGKSFPTEWRVQSGPNRGVEVNIDDLLLVPSKEGPKSPHIGYQTPGKRSGGGAKRGHILLKLVPLSRSKKGVP; this comes from the coding sequence TTGGATGAGGCCTTTCGCAGAACAGGCATACCGGAGACTGAATACAGCGTATCAAAATGGGGCAAAGACCAATATGGCAAATCATTTCCAACGGAATGGCGTGTACAAAGCGGGCCCAATAGGGGAGTGGAAGTGAATATTGACGACCTTCTGCTTGTGCCAAGCAAAGAAGGCCCAAAATCACCTCATATCGGCTATCAAACTCCTGGAAAGAGGTCCGGTGGAGGTGCAAAGAGAGGCCATATACTGCTCAAACTGGTTCCTCTTAGCCGCTCCAAAAAAGGTGTCCCTTGA
- a CDS encoding Imm50 family immunity protein gives MKYWNELDHNIFFEKIFSTPIEIGKIALFSLQIENDRPSVGLGFDIPEFPDILPKKWEGKGYNTCRMGIDCHGIRELKIHNIPLREVFFVDITKQNDLFHFQAKNESSLIEFKAKFISLCDPNVYINGPDDYFF, from the coding sequence ATGAAATACTGGAACGAACTTGATCATAATATTTTTTTTGAAAAGATTTTTAGCACGCCTATAGAAATCGGAAAAATTGCTCTTTTTTCTTTGCAAATAGAAAATGATCGACCTTCTGTTGGATTAGGGTTCGACATACCCGAATTCCCAGATATCTTGCCAAAAAAATGGGAAGGGAAAGGCTATAACACCTGCAGAATGGGCATCGATTGTCATGGTATTCGCGAATTAAAAATACACAACATCCCCCTTAGAGAGGTGTTTTTTGTTGATATTACTAAGCAAAATGACCTTTTTCATTTCCAAGCAAAGAATGAAAGTTCTCTAATTGAATTCAAGGCTAAATTCATTTCACTTTGCGATCCGAATGTATACATAAATGGTCCAGACGATTATTTTTTCTAG
- a CDS encoding RHS repeat-associated core domain-containing protein, translated as MIPVIAGFVLAPMDPKAPDVTRVLADFRTCLNTFDAWADSLLSGSALAMEQVFKVGEDVALVAPASSDKPSRTVAQCKAQGGLTLVHLFESTRFVPIGNTQVELQALARDGSPVGAPLHRTIGPSGILEVNDCTRDQQYQITFYPNVSKDHVKALYASYTSVIAGLEADLRKQWDEHFQLQWADFVKAPAYQRSGMQGMAFATGLGKALYNLWDNITELYDLLANFKSNSEKLLKYLSQAELDALLALGKDTLAKGLLVLSDEPLLFIYVAAVVAWIRMLPPPQMYELLGEITGEVLINLLLIWATRGIGVQLRLGAQMLSRVKSGQARALLELLARQVAGPRLDTHVEAAKPVLLSSAATPIRVVPAVPLKAGNQLVSNPVPAVRSKARQTVLVRQEHVDDAPAVASNPKGDAAAPADKTVTNGCPVSMVTGEELLTLTDGALDGVLPFEWTRLYRTSAVEVDCGLGFGWSHALAHGLCVSGDSVVWTDHENRSTTLPLPTAARPAITNSLAEAAIYLGSTPDELVLAQASRFYHFRDGVLTAISDAYDNRLRICRDRSGRIERLDNGAGRSLLLRYELDRIVAVDYQVHRATGREPYVWETEQNVVSYAYDEAGRLVCATNAVGESERYRYDDQHVILERQLAGGASFFWEWERAGKAARCVRHWASFSQMDTRYAWGDDGRVTVHNADGSQEVYVHDDRARLVQRIDPDGAEHFKSYDDKGRLTVEQDPLGAVTAYQYDEAGRLVALFPGDDEPTSYEHDNGFVRVVRRGEAVWKYERNEQGDVTHKTDPDGNSTDYSYNKYGQLTGVWYPDHSCHRLVWNERGQLLEEQLPNGGIKRYRYDDLGRQIAREDEHGAQTVYEWDSVGRLIRLVLPGGTTREFSYNPYGKIIAERDELGHVTRYEYADGLHLISRRINADGTQVKYRYDNVRLLLTEIENEVGETYQLDYHPNGLIQQETGFDGQRTAYVYDLNGNLLEKTEHGDDGSQLITRYERDHAGRLVRKTLPDASVVDYAYDRQGNLLSVEDGHWALAYEYDRQNRLTAEHQGWGTLRYGYDACGQLQKLRLPDNNRLTFNHDKGGHLATVELNGEVLTAHLFKSGREHQRQQGQLLSHYHYDEQNRLHAHAVTQQQNYLYQRQYDYDKSGTLTRLLDTRKGQHDYRYDPLNRLTRADHSQDVQEHFAHDPAGNLLMQDRPGPDIVAGNRLMIQGDRHYDYDAFGNLIRERRGKGQQLVTEYRYDCQHRLISITKPNGETASYRYDPFGRRVSKTVDGKTTEFFWQGDKLIAEHHADCHRSYIYEPSSFRPLALLEGYGPQVTTPYHYQLDHLGTPQELTTPEGEIVWSAHYRAYGQIARLDVGKIDNPLRFQGQYFDQESGLHYNRHRYYNPDIGRYLTPDPVKLAGGVNGYQYVPSPTGWIDPLGLSTNCPGSGKKKPTCSLPAEPDIPDVSRKGAFRQAKRDANVPMTQNPDVMTHPKSGRTTQYIVEKMTDLNDDNILDESGRFINSRVYQFTRADGSKVLIQDHSAGHKFGRPDGIGDQKAHFNLRPIDKPRNGTVNGGKDHYNFRKNR; from the coding sequence TTGATTCCGGTGATCGCTGGCTTTGTGCTGGCCCCCATGGATCCCAAGGCGCCGGATGTCACTCGCGTTTTAGCGGATTTTCGTACCTGCCTGAACACGTTCGACGCGTGGGCCGACAGCCTGTTGAGTGGTTCGGCACTTGCCATGGAGCAGGTGTTCAAGGTTGGGGAAGACGTCGCACTGGTCGCGCCGGCCTCTTCCGACAAACCCAGCCGCACCGTCGCTCAATGCAAAGCCCAGGGTGGGTTGACCCTGGTGCATCTGTTTGAAAGTACCCGGTTTGTACCCATCGGCAACACCCAGGTGGAACTGCAAGCCCTGGCTCGAGATGGCAGCCCGGTCGGCGCGCCGCTTCATCGGACCATCGGCCCCAGCGGCATTCTCGAAGTCAACGACTGTACCCGCGACCAGCAATACCAAATCACCTTTTACCCCAATGTCTCCAAGGATCACGTCAAGGCGCTGTATGCCTCCTACACGTCAGTGATTGCCGGGTTGGAAGCTGATCTGCGCAAGCAGTGGGACGAGCATTTCCAGCTTCAATGGGCCGACTTTGTCAAAGCGCCAGCCTATCAACGCAGTGGAATGCAGGGCATGGCCTTTGCTACCGGGCTCGGCAAGGCGCTCTACAACCTGTGGGACAACATCACCGAGCTGTATGACCTGCTCGCGAACTTCAAATCCAACAGCGAAAAGTTGCTGAAGTACCTCTCCCAGGCCGAGCTGGATGCGCTGCTCGCGCTGGGCAAAGACACGCTGGCCAAGGGATTGCTGGTGCTCAGTGATGAGCCGCTGCTGTTTATCTACGTGGCAGCGGTGGTGGCCTGGATACGGATGCTGCCGCCGCCGCAGATGTATGAGTTGCTGGGTGAAATCACCGGCGAAGTCTTGATCAACCTGCTGCTGATCTGGGCCACGCGGGGTATTGGCGTACAGCTGCGGCTGGGTGCGCAGATGCTCAGTCGCGTCAAGTCCGGGCAAGCGCGGGCGTTGTTGGAGTTGCTGGCCAGGCAGGTGGCGGGGCCGCGGTTGGACACGCATGTTGAGGCCGCCAAGCCTGTGTTGCTGAGCAGTGCGGCGACGCCGATCAGGGTGGTGCCGGCTGTACCGTTGAAGGCTGGGAATCAACTGGTTTCGAACCCGGTGCCCGCAGTGCGAAGCAAGGCCCGGCAGACCGTATTGGTCCGGCAGGAGCACGTCGATGATGCGCCGGCTGTGGCTTCGAATCCGAAGGGGGATGCGGCGGCACCTGCGGACAAGACGGTTACTAACGGCTGCCCGGTGTCGATGGTCACCGGGGAAGAATTGCTTACCCTCACCGACGGCGCGCTGGATGGGGTTTTGCCGTTTGAGTGGACCCGGCTGTATCGCACCAGTGCGGTGGAAGTCGATTGTGGGTTGGGGTTTGGCTGGAGCCATGCGCTGGCGCACGGGCTTTGTGTGTCGGGCGATTCGGTGGTGTGGACCGACCATGAGAACCGCTCGACCACCCTGCCCTTGCCTACAGCGGCTCGACCCGCGATCACCAATAGTCTTGCCGAAGCGGCGATCTACTTGGGCTCGACGCCTGATGAACTGGTGCTGGCCCAGGCGTCGCGGTTCTATCACTTTCGCGACGGTGTACTGACTGCGATCAGCGATGCGTATGACAACCGTCTACGCATTTGTCGTGATCGCTCGGGGCGAATTGAGCGGCTGGATAACGGTGCTGGTCGCTCGCTGCTGCTGCGTTATGAGCTGGATCGAATCGTCGCGGTGGACTATCAGGTGCATCGCGCCACAGGGCGTGAACCTTACGTCTGGGAAACCGAGCAGAACGTTGTTTCCTACGCCTATGACGAAGCTGGACGACTGGTTTGCGCGACCAATGCCGTCGGTGAAAGCGAGCGTTATCGGTACGACGATCAGCACGTCATTCTTGAGCGGCAGCTGGCCGGTGGGGCGAGTTTCTTTTGGGAATGGGAGCGCGCTGGCAAGGCGGCGCGCTGCGTCCGGCACTGGGCGAGCTTTTCGCAGATGGACACGCGCTATGCCTGGGGGGATGACGGCCGTGTCACCGTGCATAACGCCGATGGCAGCCAGGAAGTCTATGTCCACGACGACCGGGCGCGGTTGGTGCAGCGGATCGATCCGGACGGCGCCGAGCATTTCAAATCCTATGACGACAAAGGCCGGCTGACCGTCGAGCAGGATCCGCTGGGCGCGGTGACGGCGTATCAGTACGACGAAGCCGGACGCTTGGTGGCGTTGTTTCCCGGGGATGATGAGCCGACCTCCTACGAACATGACAACGGCTTCGTACGGGTTGTAAGGCGCGGCGAGGCTGTCTGGAAATACGAGCGTAATGAGCAAGGCGATGTCACCCACAAAACTGATCCAGATGGTAATTCGACTGACTACAGCTACAACAAATACGGGCAACTGACCGGAGTTTGGTACCCGGATCACAGTTGCCATCGGCTGGTGTGGAATGAGCGGGGCCAGTTACTGGAAGAGCAATTGCCCAATGGCGGGATCAAGCGTTATCGCTATGACGATTTAGGCCGACAGATTGCCCGCGAGGATGAACACGGCGCACAGACAGTCTATGAATGGGACAGCGTCGGTAGGTTGATTCGCCTCGTCTTGCCAGGCGGCACCACACGAGAATTCAGCTACAACCCCTACGGAAAAATCATCGCCGAGCGCGATGAACTGGGCCACGTCACCCGCTACGAATACGCCGATGGGTTGCACCTGATCAGCCGCCGTATCAACGCCGACGGCACCCAGGTCAAATACCGCTACGACAACGTTCGCTTACTGCTGACCGAAATCGAAAACGAAGTCGGCGAAACCTACCAACTTGACTACCACCCCAACGGCCTGATCCAGCAGGAAACCGGCTTCGACGGCCAACGCACCGCCTACGTCTACGACCTCAACGGCAACCTGCTGGAAAAGACCGAACACGGCGACGACGGCAGTCAGCTCATCACCCGCTACGAGCGCGACCACGCCGGTCGCCTCGTACGAAAAACCCTGCCTGATGCCAGCGTTGTCGACTATGCCTACGACCGCCAAGGCAATCTCCTCAGCGTCGAAGACGGCCACTGGGCGTTGGCCTACGAATACGACCGCCAAAACCGCCTGACCGCCGAACACCAAGGCTGGGGCACCTTGCGCTACGGCTACGACGCCTGCGGCCAACTACAAAAACTGCGCCTGCCCGACAACAACCGCCTCACCTTCAACCACGACAAAGGCGGCCATCTCGCTACGGTCGAGCTCAATGGTGAGGTGCTCACTGCACATTTATTCAAGAGCGGCCGCGAACACCAACGCCAACAAGGTCAACTGCTCAGCCACTATCACTACGACGAGCAAAACCGCCTACACGCCCACGCCGTTACGCAGCAGCAAAACTACCTCTACCAACGCCAATACGACTACGACAAAAGCGGCACCCTCACCCGCCTGCTCGACACACGCAAAGGCCAACACGACTACCGCTACGACCCGCTTAATCGCCTGACCCGCGCCGATCATTCCCAAGACGTCCAGGAGCACTTCGCCCACGACCCGGCGGGCAACCTGCTGATGCAAGACCGTCCCGGCCCGGACATCGTTGCCGGCAACCGCCTGATGATCCAGGGCGACCGCCATTACGACTACGACGCCTTCGGCAACCTGATCCGCGAGCGGCGCGGCAAGGGCCAGCAACTCGTTACTGAGTACCGCTACGACTGCCAGCATCGGTTAATCAGCATCACAAAACCGAACGGCGAAACCGCCAGTTATCGCTATGACCCGTTTGGGCGACGTGTCAGCAAAACCGTGGATGGCAAGACCACCGAGTTTTTCTGGCAAGGCGACAAGCTGATTGCCGAACACCATGCGGATTGTCATCGCAGCTACATCTACGAGCCCAGCAGCTTCCGCCCCCTGGCACTGCTGGAAGGCTATGGACCGCAAGTCACAACGCCCTACCACTACCAACTCGACCACCTCGGCACACCGCAGGAACTCACCACGCCCGAAGGCGAAATCGTCTGGTCCGCCCACTACCGCGCCTACGGCCAGATCGCCCGGCTCGACGTAGGCAAGATCGACAATCCGTTGCGCTTTCAAGGGCAGTATTTCGATCAGGAAAGCGGGCTGCACTACAACCGCCATCGCTACTACAATCCGGATATCGGTCGTTACCTGACGCCGGACCCGGTGAAGTTGGCGGGTGGGGTCAATGGGTACCAGTACGTGCCCAGCCCTACTGGCTGGATTGATCCGCTGGGATTGAGTACAAATTGTCCGGGCTCAGGAAAGAAAAAACCGACCTGCTCTTTGCCTGCTGAACCGGATATACCTGATGTCTCTCGTAAAGGGGCGTTCAGGCAAGCAAAAAGGGATGCCAATGTACCGATGACTCAAAACCCCGATGTGATGACACACCCGAAGTCAGGAAGAACGACACAGTACATAGTAGAAAAAATGACTGATTTGAATGATGACAATATATTGGATGAGAGCGGTAGATTCATAAATTCAAGAGTTTATCAATTCACGAGGGCAGATGGCTCTAAAGTACTTATTCAAGACCATTCTGCCGGGCATAAATTTGGCAGACCAGACGGCATAGGTGACCAAAAAGCGCATTTCAATTTGCGACCAATAGACAAGCCTCGAAACGGAACCGTAAACGGCGGCAAGGATCATTACAACTTTAGGAAAAACCGATGA
- a CDS encoding methyl-accepting chemotaxis protein: MGAWLSNISLKYKFWAVNAVAFITTLLLVLYAVQLEQQARSQASQASAQAQGRLLNAWPADKALPTGEQWLAYAQGQTPQLGEQALPALNTASGWVELNHMPLLGKNPLIGAEVIDRVDGQHVAVLAYAPSLGQVFSERFANYAVAVAILMLAMLGASQLLIRFLLSQLNTLKDVMLHVEKTGDLSARVPLACKDEVGQMASAFNAMQAGYQRVVNTVARTARQLDDGAARLASSMNEVQHGMLGQQSETDQAATAINEMTATVHHIAQHAGATRDLSQTADTLAGSGQEVVTRVQRSIAGLSNGVQQTAEMIQKLAQDSQQINGVVGVIHSIAEQTNLLALNAAIEAARAGEMGRGFAVVADEVRNLAKRVQSSTDEITRMVSALQAGTRDAVDFMQESSFKADDCVQQAQEAGAALAQITGAVAQMRESNTQIAVAAEQQSHVAEEMNRAVVSIRDVTENTVQQTMSSATTSNELATLAGELSKAIGQLKL; this comes from the coding sequence ATGGGTGCCTGGCTTAGCAATATCTCGCTCAAGTACAAATTCTGGGCCGTCAACGCGGTCGCCTTCATTACCACCCTGCTGCTGGTGCTGTACGCGGTACAGCTTGAGCAACAGGCACGCAGCCAGGCATCCCAGGCTTCGGCCCAGGCTCAGGGGCGGTTGCTCAACGCCTGGCCAGCCGACAAAGCCCTGCCCACCGGCGAGCAATGGCTGGCCTATGCCCAGGGGCAAACCCCACAATTGGGCGAACAGGCTCTTCCAGCCTTGAATACTGCCAGCGGCTGGGTCGAACTCAATCACATGCCGCTGTTGGGCAAAAACCCACTGATAGGCGCCGAGGTGATCGATCGCGTTGACGGTCAACACGTCGCCGTCCTCGCCTACGCACCCAGCCTTGGCCAAGTGTTCAGCGAGCGCTTCGCCAACTATGCCGTCGCCGTGGCAATCCTGATGCTGGCCATGCTCGGCGCCTCACAGCTGTTGATCCGCTTCCTGCTCAGCCAACTCAACACCCTCAAGGACGTGATGCTGCACGTCGAGAAAACCGGCGACCTGTCGGCACGCGTGCCCTTGGCCTGCAAGGACGAAGTCGGCCAGATGGCCAGTGCATTCAACGCCATGCAGGCCGGTTACCAGCGCGTGGTCAACACCGTGGCACGCACCGCCCGGCAACTGGATGACGGTGCCGCACGCCTGGCCAGCAGCATGAACGAGGTGCAGCACGGTATGCTCGGCCAGCAGAGCGAAACCGACCAGGCCGCCACTGCCATCAATGAGATGACCGCCACCGTCCACCATATCGCCCAGCACGCCGGCGCTACCCGCGACCTGTCCCAGACCGCCGACACCCTCGCCGGCAGCGGCCAGGAGGTGGTCACCCGCGTACAGCGTTCAATTGCCGGGCTGTCCAACGGCGTGCAGCAGACCGCCGAAATGATCCAGAAACTGGCCCAGGACAGCCAACAGATCAACGGCGTGGTCGGGGTGATCCACAGCATCGCCGAACAGACCAACCTGCTCGCCCTCAACGCCGCCATCGAAGCCGCCCGCGCCGGGGAAATGGGCCGAGGTTTCGCGGTGGTTGCCGACGAAGTACGCAACCTGGCCAAGCGCGTGCAAAGCTCCACCGACGAAATCACCCGCATGGTCTCGGCATTGCAAGCCGGTACTCGCGATGCGGTGGACTTTATGCAGGAAAGCTCATTCAAGGCCGACGACTGCGTACAACAAGCCCAGGAAGCTGGCGCCGCACTGGCGCAAATCACCGGTGCCGTGGCGCAGATGCGCGAGAGCAATACTCAGATCGCCGTCGCCGCCGAACAGCAAAGCCATGTGGCCGAAGAGATGAACCGCGCCGTGGTGAGTATTCGCGATGTCACCGAAAACACCGTACAGCAGACCATGTCGTCGGCAACCACCAGCAATGAACTGGCGACGTTGGCGGGTGAGTTGAGCAAGGCGATTGGGCAGTTGAAGCTGTAA
- a CDS encoding TatD family hydrolase, producing the protein MQLIDIGVNLTNPSFDERHQAVLERAYAAGVQQLVLTGTSIEGSEQALELCAKLDESGQRLFSTAGIHPHSASDWNGDSAQRLRSLLGDSRVRAVGECGLDFNRDFSPRPQQEKVLEHHLALAVELKLPVFLHERDANQRLLEILKDYRDHLPAAVVHCFTGEKTALFSYLDLDLHIGITGWICDERRGTHLHPLVREIPRGRLMLESDAPYLLPRTLRPKPKNGRNEPAYLPEVLREVALHRHETLEDLAMHSTACARRFFGLPDVD; encoded by the coding sequence ATGCAACTCATTGATATCGGCGTCAACCTGACCAACCCCAGTTTCGACGAGAGGCACCAGGCTGTCCTCGAACGCGCCTACGCCGCTGGCGTGCAGCAATTGGTGCTCACCGGCACCAGCATCGAGGGCAGTGAACAGGCCCTGGAGCTGTGTGCAAAACTTGATGAAAGCGGCCAGCGCTTGTTCAGTACCGCTGGCATCCACCCTCACTCCGCCAGCGACTGGAACGGCGACAGTGCACAGCGCCTGCGTAGCCTGTTGGGAGACAGTCGGGTGCGTGCCGTGGGCGAGTGCGGGCTGGATTTCAACCGCGACTTCTCCCCTCGCCCCCAGCAGGAAAAAGTCCTCGAACACCACCTGGCCCTGGCCGTCGAGCTGAAACTGCCGGTGTTTCTCCACGAGCGCGACGCCAACCAGCGCCTGCTGGAGATCCTCAAAGATTACCGCGACCACCTGCCCGCCGCCGTGGTGCACTGCTTCACCGGTGAAAAAACAGCGCTGTTCAGCTACCTGGACCTGGACTTGCATATCGGCATCACCGGCTGGATCTGCGACGAACGCCGTGGGACGCACCTGCATCCGCTGGTCAGGGAAATTCCCAGGGGCCGCCTGATGCTGGAAAGCGACGCGCCGTACCTGCTGCCGCGCACCCTGCGCCCCAAACCAAAAAACGGTCGCAATGAACCAGCGTACTTGCCCGAAGTCCTGCGCGAAGTGGCCTTGCACCGTCATGAAACCCTCGAAGACCTGGCAATGCACAGCACCGCCTGCGCCCGCCGCTTTTTCGGCTTGCCTGATGTGGATTAA
- a CDS encoding transglycosylase SLT domain-containing protein, with protein sequence MIRPSALLVLCLTLLLPMAAVARLDGPLEVTKPGKVRDLAQIRSSRTLRVLVNQSRNSSGEVQGQAIGVEYHRLRAFEQYLNGHARDGQEINLKIIPKAKDQLLGALARGEGDLVAPGELLDVKAVHKISASEPIVSDVPLWLVGVKGERRFTKLEQLSGRTLTLTTGSAAADAISQVNQKLALHKRAPVKVEWVDPSLAVEDVLEMVQAGIFHLTIVEKPIAERWSKILPKLRFDKQVVISEPGDEFWFVRQDASMLRASIDRFLKTYRTPADQDVAFQRIYRRLYQVRNPLARADRQRLEKLRPVLQKHAREQGMDWLNLAALAFKESSLDPGARNSGGPTGLMQITPSAAQRVGVNNIESLDSNVQAGARYLALIRRKFFSSPKLNERERMAFVLAAYNMGPERVQGMRTEARRRGLNPNQWFFQVERIAMEQVGMGGVSYVNSVNKYYLAFDRERESLEPPAAKMVSRK encoded by the coding sequence ATGATCCGACCCTCGGCGTTGCTTGTGTTGTGCCTGACGTTGCTACTGCCCATGGCGGCGGTCGCACGTCTGGACGGGCCGTTGGAAGTCACCAAGCCTGGCAAGGTGCGTGACTTGGCGCAAATTCGCTCCAGTCGCACCCTGCGCGTACTGGTCAACCAGAGCCGCAACAGCTCCGGTGAAGTGCAGGGCCAGGCCATCGGCGTCGAATACCATCGGTTGCGCGCCTTCGAACAGTACCTCAACGGTCACGCCCGCGATGGCCAGGAAATCAACCTCAAGATCATCCCCAAGGCCAAGGACCAGTTACTCGGCGCGTTGGCCCGTGGCGAAGGTGACCTGGTGGCGCCCGGCGAGTTGCTGGATGTGAAGGCCGTACACAAGATCAGCGCCAGCGAGCCGATTGTCAGCGATGTGCCGTTGTGGCTGGTTGGCGTCAAGGGTGAGCGACGGTTTACCAAGTTGGAGCAACTGTCTGGTCGCACGCTGACGCTGACCACCGGCAGTGCGGCGGCGGATGCCATCAGTCAGGTCAATCAGAAACTGGCGCTGCACAAACGAGCGCCGGTGAAGGTGGAGTGGGTTGACCCTAGCCTGGCGGTAGAGGATGTACTGGAGATGGTGCAGGCCGGGATTTTTCACCTGACGATCGTTGAAAAACCGATTGCCGAACGCTGGTCGAAAATCCTGCCCAAGCTGCGCTTTGACAAGCAGGTGGTAATCAGCGAACCGGGTGACGAGTTCTGGTTCGTGCGCCAGGACGCTTCGATGCTGCGCGCCAGCATTGACCGATTTCTCAAGACCTATCGAACCCCTGCCGATCAGGACGTGGCGTTCCAGCGTATCTACCGACGCCTCTATCAGGTGCGCAACCCGCTGGCGCGCGCCGACCGTCAGCGTCTGGAAAAACTGCGCCCGGTCCTGCAAAAACATGCGCGCGAGCAAGGGATGGACTGGCTGAACCTGGCGGCGTTGGCGTTCAAGGAGTCCTCCCTGGACCCAGGCGCACGCAATAGCGGCGGCCCGACCGGCCTGATGCAAATCACGCCTTCGGCGGCGCAGCGGGTGGGGGTCAACAACATCGAGAGTCTCGATAGCAATGTGCAAGCTGGCGCACGTTACCTGGCGTTGATCCGGCGTAAATTTTTCTCCAGCCCCAAGCTCAACGAGCGCGAGCGCATGGCTTTTGTGCTGGCGGCCTACAACATGGGCCCGGAGCGGGTCCAGGGGATGCGCACCGAGGCCAGGCGCCGCGGGCTGAACCCCAATCAATGGTTCTTCCAGGTTGAACGCATCGCCATGGAGCAGGTGGGGATGGGCGGCGTCAGCTATGTTAATAGCGTCAACAAGTATTACTTGGCGTTCGACCGGGAGCGAGAGTCCCTGGAGCCGCCTGCAGCAAAAATGGTCTCACGAAAATAA
- a CDS encoding DoxX family protein encodes MSPMITRVLSTRAGYGLTVLRIFVGIIFAAHGSQKLFGWFGGGGLAGTAQFMESLGLTPGTLMAVLSGGTEFFAGLALIIGLLARPAALGLTFLTLVAIFSVHIHNGLFMANNGYEFALALLGGALAVLLEGAGKLSVDRAITD; translated from the coding sequence ATGAGCCCAATGATTACACGCGTCCTGTCTACCCGCGCCGGTTACGGCCTGACTGTCCTGCGCATCTTCGTCGGCATCATCTTTGCCGCTCACGGTTCGCAAAAACTGTTCGGCTGGTTTGGCGGCGGCGGCCTGGCGGGTACTGCCCAATTCATGGAAAGCCTCGGCCTGACGCCGGGTACCCTGATGGCAGTGTTGTCGGGTGGTACCGAGTTTTTTGCCGGCCTGGCCCTGATCATTGGTTTGCTCGCTCGCCCGGCGGCATTGGGCCTGACCTTCCTCACGCTGGTGGCAATCTTCTCGGTGCATATCCATAACGGCTTGTTCATGGCCAATAACGGTTATGAGTTTGCTCTGGCTTTGCTCGGCGGGGCGCTGGCGGTGTTGCTCGAAGGTGCCGGCAAACTGTCGGTTGATCGCGCCATCACTGACTGA